Part of the Helicobacter bilis genome is shown below.
AGATACTGCAATAATCAGCGTTTTATAGGATACTTGTTGCTTTGGCATGCTGATTTCTATATTCATGCTGCTTAGTTGCTGCTTATTGTTTGTTGTTTGTTGTTTTGATTTTGGAAGTTTTACTTGCTGTGTGTTTATAGGATTCTCTTTATCTGTATTTTCTAGTTTAGAATCTTTATTTCCAAAATCTTGTCTAGAAGAATCTTGTTTGGAAACTTGCGGGCTACTTATTTTTGTGTTAGTAGAATCTGATTGTAGTTTTTCTGTTTGCATGGTATCAGATTCTAAAACATTAGGATCTTTTTGAGTATTTATTTGCTTATATTCATCATATTCCTTTACCCATTCGCTTAAGTCAAGTTGCAATTCACGCTCTAGAATCTTTATAAAGCCATGTGCTCTAGTTGGATCAATATTATCAAATTTTTTATCCAAAATATCATGTAGTCTTACTAGCGTAATCCTTGTTTTGCGATGAATTTCTTCTGTATCCATTTGTTTTAGTTTGTCAAAATCAGCCATAATATTCCTTTTTTATGTGTTGGATTCTATCAATGAGTATTCCTGCTGCAACGCTTGCATTTAGAGAATCAAAGCCATTACACATAGCAATATGCAAGGTGTAATCAAGCTTATTAAGTAGCTTTTGTGGCAGCCCTGTATCTTCCCTGCCGATAAAAATAGCCCATTTGTTGGGTGTAGATTCTAAAATATTTTTATTATTTTTACCTGCTCCAATGAGTGTAAATTGCTTCATTTTTGCTTCATTGGCAACACTAAGGCTTGATTTATGAAAAGAAAAGGGCATATTGAGTAATGCCCCACTGCTTGATCTAAAAATCCCCTCTAATGCTTGCGTGTTTAAAGTGTCTCTATCGCTGATTACAATCCCGCCAACGCCAAGTGCATAAGCGGTTCTCACAATAGCCCCAATATTTCCAATATCACTCATGCCGCATAATACAACTAGGCTTGAGAAATCAAGCAAGGCTTTAAATGGAGTTTGCTCAATGGGCTTGATTTTTGCAAATACACCTTGATGATTTTTCCCCCGTGCAAGACTTTGTGCTTTTTTATTATCTATCCTAAGGATTGGCACATTTAGCCTTTTTAGTTTAGCAAACAAAGGCTTTTCTATGTCTTTTGCTAAATAAATCTCTTGAATATGCGTAGGTGCATGATGTATCACATATTCAAAACATTGCTTCCCAAAAATAATCATTACTAGAATCCACAGCTACTAATTTTTTCTGTAATGCTACCATAAAAAAGCTAGAGTTTTACTCTAGCTTATCGAAATAAATATTTATAAATAAAGATTTTTGATGATATATGTTATTAGCCGTTTAGAATCCTTTATTCAATCTTTGACTAGAAGTATTTGTAATGATATAACTTTGTAGAATTGCCCATGTCCATACACCAGAGACAATATATCCTAAAAATTTGTAAATAAAGAACAAATAGGCATTGTGTGTAAAAAGGCAAACTATACGCAGATTAAATCTTACAATTTACTTCAATAAAAGAGATAAAAGTTTCATCTAACTCATTGCAAACTAGAGTTTAGATAAAGTCATCTTCATCTATCTCTGTGATACTTACGCCATTATAATAGAATTTTTCACTATTACCGCAAAGCCATTTTCTATCACTTGGAGTTTCTGCTTTTAGATAGATCACTTGCGATGTAATGCCAGAGTTTCTTACATGTTTCGTGCATTTAATAAGCACATCATCACCCCTTTCAGAGCAACATACACCAATCCCACCAACTACTTGAAAATTTTTGTCTAAAATCAGCATAATCATTCCTTATTGTTTTAATTTCAACTAAATGGGCTAAATTATAGCAGATTCTAATAAATTTTTACTCTCAATGTGTCAATATGCTTAAAGTATGAGTTATAACTCATTTTGTATTGTTATAAAGAACTTGTCAGAAAATATATACAATTTGGTTTTGATTTTATAAATTTATGAGAATGCTATGCGATATTTTAGTAGTTTTGGTTTGTATGGTGATTATGCTTTATTTGAGTCGCTTTTATATGATTTTGGTTATGTGCCAAATCATTATGACATTATAGGTTTTAGCTCTGGGGCATTGTCTGCTTTACAATATGCTATGCAAAGGATTGTCAATAAACAAAGGGTTGGCAGAGTGATTCTCTTATCACCGCTACTTTATACACATCATATTTCTAGTGATTCTGTGTTAAATATCGCAGGTTTCGATTCTGATTTGATTACATCTTTTAAACGAAATGTAGAGAATCTAGATTCTAAAAACAACACACAAATCATAACCCATGTAAGCTTTGAATCTTTTGCCAGAGAATTTTCTCATATCAATATTTACACATTATGGAATCTGTTTAAAAAAGCATGTATTCATTCATATAAAAAGGATAAGCTAAAATATCATACTACGCTGTATAAACAACTTGGATTTCACATAACAGACGATATAATGAGATTAGATTCTCATAATAACAAGGAATGTAGAGTTTTTACACAATTTGAAAAACTCACAACCTTAAGGAATCTATGGGATATTCATGCTATCGATTTAGAGAAAATAGAGAAAAAATCGCAAAAGTTTGTGGTATTTATCGCAGAAAATGATAGAATAACAAACTCAAAATTAATAAGCAAATATTTATCGCAGTTTGGAATCTGCTATATATTAAAAGGTCGAAACCATATTTTACAGAGAGTAGCTAACAAAAGGGCATAATAACGAATATGAAAAAAAAAGCATTTTCAGGTATCCAGCCAACAGGCAGTCTGCATTTAGGTAACTATCTTGGTGCCATCAAGCAATGGGTAAAAAATCAAGCAGAATATGAAAATATCTATTGTGTTGTAAATACTCATGCTATAACGATACACCAAGACCCAAAGGTTTTGCAGCAAAATACTATAGAACTTTTTGCTATGCTGCTTGCGTGTGGGCTTACAAGCGAGAATACAAAGCTTTTTGTGCAAAGTAGAATTGACTATCATGGTGCGCTTGCGTGGATTCTAGATTGCAATATCGGTATGGGCGAGATGAGTCGCATGACTCAATTTAAAGATAAATCACAGAAAAATCCGCAAAATATAAATGTCGGACTTTTTAATTATCCAGCGTTGATGGCGGCTGATATTTTATTGTATCAAAGCGATTTTGTGCCAGTTGGAGAAGACCAAAAGCAGCATTTAGAGCTTACAAGAAATGTTGCCATGAGATTTAATGAACGCTATGGAGAATGCTTTAAAGTGCCAGAGCCCTTAATCGCAGAGGTTGGTGCTAGAATCATGTCGCTTGATGACCCAAGTGTAAAGATGAGTAAGTCAAATAAAGGTGAATATAGTGTGATAAATCTGCTTGATTCTAAAGATAGCATTATAAAAAAAGTCAAAAAAGCCACCACAGATAGCTTTAATGAGATTGTGTTTGATAAAGAAAGGGCAGGGCTTTATAATCTCTTGTGTATTTATGAATGTATCACAGGTAAAAGTCGCAATGAGATTGAAAATAGTTTTAAGGGCTATGGCGAGTTTAAGATTGCACTTGCTGAAGCCATTTTTGCAGAATTAGAGCCAATACAGCAAAAATATCATCAATTCATGCAGGAAAAAACTTATATTAATGATATAATCACGCGTGATGAAACATACATTAGAGACCTAGCCCAAAGCACTTATGATAGGGCAAAGTCTTTAGTGGGTTTAATTTAATTTTATTTTAAGGAGACAGCGATGGATGACATTGTAAAGGAAGATATTTCTACGATTATAGAGCAGATTCAAGATTCATTAGATGAGCTTGAAAGCCACTTTGAAAAGCTGGAATCTAAGAGCGCGAAAAACTCAGAAACAATCAACAATATGATTGAAGAGATGCGATTAAATCTTGAAACCTTGCGTGATTTTCAGGATGCTTAATCTTTAGTTTGTTGTTTCACAAAAGCTTTTATTCGTTTGGAGTGTGGCTAGAAAATAGTTCATACTTTCCATGATCTAATCCACACAATTTCTACACAAGTTTTTTCAAACTTAGCGATTTCTATGTCTTCATATATAGCATTATGTATAGGTTTCATATTGATTCTTCATTATTTTGTGAGTAGTATTAAATATGAGATTTGATTCTATATTTTTCAATCATCGAAAGAAAATCGTGTTGCGAGAAATATTACTCTTAATAAGATAAATTAATAATGAGTGTTTGTTAATTATCTTGAATATGCAACTACAAGCGGTATGAATTCAGTATTAATGAAAATTTTATGTAGGCTTGAATAATCTTTCATTTGATTGAGAATGGCAAAAGAGTCTTGTTGCATTTATTGTTGGAAATAAGTGTCGTTACTATCACCTAATATCTAATACAATGTAATTTTAATTTACATGATAGTCATTAGAATTGCCTTAAAAAATCCCCCCTAAAAAACAAACTCAAAAAAAATCAAAAACTTTTTTAAATTTAAGCTTTATTTAAGCTTTATTAGCATATAATTCTGTTTCTCAAGTTTGCAGAAAGCAAATTAAAGATTTACAAGATGTAAATATACCGAATATTATAGCATTTTTTCATTAAAATCAGTAATATTTTTATCAAACTCTTTTTATCCTTTTAGATTTTAGAGTTTTTATATTTTGTTTTACTTTTTTGTGTTTTTGTTAATACTTGCGTTATTTGACTTTGGAAATTTTGATATTTTTAAAGCAATGATCTTTGACAACTAAGCAAGATTTGATTGTGATATTGTAGCTAGATTGTTTAAAGTTAATATCTTAGTTTTGTAAAATTATTATGAAATTTGAATATTGCTTTTTACTATGTTTTAAATGCTTCAATTTTATTTTAACAACCAAGTCTTTAAATTGTTAATCTATACAACTCGACTATAACTGATTTATTATGTTTTGCTTTAGTCTTTGTAAGAGAGTAGGGCAGGGCATAGTAAGTTTTAGTCTTTGTGAAACATTTTAGAGATTAGGACAAATTCTTTAAATAATAATCTTTAATGTTATGGCATTTTGTATGTAACTTATGTTAAATATGAAATGTTGTTTGATATTGAGATTATTTGTGAAGATTCTAACTGATATATTTTAAGCTATATGTTTATTGTGTATTTTGTTGGGTTTTCATTATTTATGGAGAGTTTGCTACTATTAATTAATTTTGATAGATACAAACTTCCATAATTCTTATGGAGAGTTTGATCCTGGCTCAGAGTGAACGCTGGCGGCGTGCCTAATACATGCAAGTCGAACGATGAAGCTTCTAGCTTGCTAGAAGTGGATTAGTGGCGCACGGGTGAGTAATGCATAGGTTATGTGCCCTTTAGTCTGGGATAGCCACTGGAAACGGTGATTAATACTGGATACTCCCTACGGGGGAAAGGGGCTTTCAATAAAGAATTTCTCTTTTTAGTGCTTTGTGTTGTTGGCACAAAATTCTAGTATTTGGAATGAGAAATTGATGTTGTGAAGCAATTTGTGCGGAGACTAGACTTAGTGTCTGTCGCACAAGCAAATTGCGAACCCATCGATTTATCGTCCAAAGACGAATTTTTTATTGAAAGCCTTCGCTAAAGGATCAGCCTATGTCCTATCAGCTTGTTGGTGAGGTAATGGCTCACCAAGGCTATGACGGGTATCCGGCCTGAGAGGGTGATCGGACACACTGGAACTGAGACACGGTCCAGACTCCTACGGGAGGCAGCAGTAGGGAATATTGCTCAATGGGGGAAACCCTGAAGCAGCAACGCCGCGTGGAGGATGAAGGTTTTAGGATTGTAAACTCCTTTTGTAAGAGAAGATTATGACGGTATCTTACGAATAAGCACCGGCTAACTCCGTGCCAGCAGCCGCGGTAATACGGAGGGTGCAAGCGTTACTCGGAATCACTGGGCGTAAAGAGCGCGTAGGCGGGTGGTCAAGTCAGATGTGAAATCCTGTAGCTTAACTACAGAACTGCATTTGAAACTGACCATCTAGAGTATGGGAGAGGTAGGTGGAATTCTTGGTGTAGGGGTAAAATCCGTAGAGATCAAGAGGAATACTCATTGCGAAGGCGACCTGCTGGAACATTACTGACGCTGATGCGCGAAAGCGTGGGGAGCAAACAGGATTAGATACCCTGGTAGTCCACGCCCTAAACGATGAATGCTAGTTGTTGCCCTGCTTGTCAGGGCAGTAATGCAGCTAACGCATTAAGCATTCCGCCTGGGGAGTACGGTCGCAAGATTAAAACTCAAAGGAATAGACGGGGACCCGCACAAGCGGTGGAGCATGTGGTTTAATTCGAGTATACGCGAAGAACCTTACCTAGGCTTGACATTGATAGAATCCGCTAGAGATAGTGGAGTGCTGGCTTGCCAGAGCTTGAAAACAGGTGCTGCACGGCTGTCGTCAGCTCGTGTCGTGAGATGTTGGGTTAAGTCCCGCAACGAGCGCAACCCTCGTCCTTAGTTGCTAGCAGTTCGGCTGAGCACTCTAAGGAGACTGCCTTCGTAAGGAGGAGGAAGGTGAGGACGACGTTAAGTCATCATGGCCCTTACGCCTAGGGCTACACACGTGCTACAATGGGACATACAAAAAGATGCAATACCGCGAGGTGGAGCAAATCTCTAAAATGTCTCTCAGTTCGGATTGTAGTCTGCAACTCGACTACATGAAGCTGGAATCGCTAGTAATCGTGAATCAGCCATGTCACGGTGAATACGTTCCCGGGTCTTGTACTCACCGCCCGTCACACCATGGGAGTTGTATTCGCCTTAAGTCGGGATACTAAATTGGTTACCGCCCACGGCGGATGCAGCGACTGGGGTGAAGTCGTAACAAGGTAACCGTAGGTGAACCTGCGGTTGGATCACCTCCTTTCTAGAGATATGTTAAGATATTTGTTTATCTTAATCATTATGAAGTTGTTTAGATATAGTTGCTATATAGTCTATAAATTATGTCTTTTTATAGTTGTATGCTATGTGGTAGTGATAGTTTGGCTATGATATTGCATCTTGCTTAGTTTTCAGAGATTATTTGCGTATTTTATAAATATTAAATATTGAAATCGAATTTATGTCATATTTTGCTATTGCTTTTAACTAGCTTTCTCTTTAGTAAAGGGCTTATAGCTCAGGTGGTTAGAGCGCACCCCTGATAAGGGTGAGGTCGGAGGTTCAAGTCCTCCTAAGCCCACCATAAATTATTCTTTTTAATGCTTTGTAGAGTGTTAGAAAATAACTAAAGTTGAATATGGAAACTAGATTCTAGTTTTACTATCATCGTTAGGGGGAATTAGCTCAGCTGGGAGAGCGCCTGCTTTGCACGCAGGAGGTCAGCGGTTCGATCCCGCTATTCTCCACCATGTGTTTTTAGTATTAAATTTAAAGCACTCTAAAGATAAAATTATTTTTTAGTGAGTGCGTGGAGACTTAGTTATGCTTTATTTGCCTTGTCCTATTTCTGTTGTAGATTCTATTGGTATGTGCTTAAATTTAAAGGCTATGCAGAATAAATTCTTAAATTATTATGCGGAATATCAAGATGATTTGTATTTGTTGCATAGAAATCGAATAGATTATATTAAGCAATTTGTGGAAATACCAAGTGATGATATTTATAATGATATATATTTTGATTTTTCTAGTCTTAATTTAGAAAATCATATCCTTACAAATGTTATCAATTTTAAGTCATATAGAAAGCGTTTAATTTCAAAGTATCTTGTAACCTTAGATAAGAATAGGATTGAAAGGGTTGATTCTGGCGTTTTTGCGCAAAGTTTAGCTCTTGTGGACGATGACTCTTTTGACTATAGAAAAATGGATAGAGTGTTTAAGGAGTTGCCTGATGCCTTGTTTGATGATGATTTAAGAAAGATTATATTTTTTGTTTTAAATAAAATTAGATCTTTTACTGGTTTTAGTAATTTTCAGCTCATTGTTCATCATACTTTTATTTTTTGTGAAAATGCTAATATTGCTACTAATTCTCCGGAAGGTGTGCATCAGGATGGCATGGATTTTATAATGTCTGCTTTTGTTGTGGAGAGAAAGAATGTTAAAGGTGCAAAAAGCATTATATATGGTGGGGATAAGAAAAATAAGCTTTTTGAATGCACATTAAAAGATGGTCAGGGAATCTTGCAGGCTGATTTAAATACAGATTTATGGCACGAAGTCACAGAAATTTCACAAATTGATTTAAATGAGATGGCTTATCGTTCCAGCATAGGTTTTGATGTAAAGGTTCTGCAATGAATTTAAAGCTTTGCAATGAGACTTTTATTATCAAAAGAGTGGATAAGAATCTTAAAATTAATTTGAACAATAATATTTTTTGTATCGTTAATGAATTTGATTGTTTAAGTTTAATTGAGTTTGCTTCAGAACATAATACAGATAAATTAAAATTTAGGGCGTTTTATATAGATAATATATTTGATTTTTCTCAAAGTGGAGTCTTGTTTGAAGTCTTAAAGCCCTTAAAGGAAAACAATATTAGCGTATTGGTGATATCTGCTTTTAGCAGAGATTATATTTTTGTTAATGAATTAGACTATGAAAACGCAAAGAATATACTAAAGGTTTAATTTATGGAGATTATTTTTTTTAAAGGTTTTTTGCTATCTCTTTCTTTGATTGTTGCTATTGGCGCTCAAAATATTTTTATCATAAAGCAGGCTATGCTTAAAAATCATATTTTTGCAGTGTGTTTGACTTGTTTTTTATGCGATGTGATTTTAATGTTTGTGGGAATCTTTGGAGTGGGAGAATTTTTGGCAAAAAATCGCATTCTAAATTTATGTATTGCGATTTTTGGAAGCATGTTTGTTTTTTATTATGGAATTGTTGCTTTGAAATCCGCTTTTTCTAAAGAATCTGTTGTTAATTTTTCTCAATCTAATCCTACATCACTTAAAAAAGCTGTTATGTTAACCTTGATGGTTACGCTTTTGAATCCCCATGTGTATTTGGATACTGTTTTTGTAGTAGGTGCTTCTGCTTTGATGTTTAATGTTGAAGAAAAGATGATTTTTGCGTGTGGGTCGCTTGGCGCATCTTGTTTGTGGTTTTTTTCTTTGGGATATAGTGCTTTAAAATTAAGCTCATTGCTTGTGAAAATGGCTAGAGTAATTGATGTGTTTGTTGCTTTAATCATGTTTTTTATATTTTTGTCATTAATTTCTTATATTTTAAGCTTATTTTAAGTTTATTATTATATAATTTCGTCTCCATTCTATTAATTACAAGACAGAATGATGTTTATTTGAAATTTTATTGTTAATAGCCTAAATAGTAATTAACTACAATTACGCGACATACTTGTCTTATTGGGGCAGAGTTTGATAAAAAACTCTTGCATTCAATAAGGCAGTATCCTTGGAAGTAAAAAGCTTTTAAGGGCAGATGGTGGATGCCTTGGGTGATAGAGGCGATGAAGGACGTACTAAGCTGCGATAAGCTATGGGGAGCTGCTAAGAAGCTTTGATCCATAGATTTCCGAATGGGGCAACCCAATACATAGAGATATGTATTACCTTTAATGGAGCGAACCTAGCGAAGTGAAACATCTCAGTAGCTAGAGGAAAAGAAATCAAACGAGATTCTCCTAGTAGCGGCGAGCGAACGGGGAAAAGGGCAAACCAGTAGCTTGCTACTGGGGTTGAGGACTGCAATATCCACTTGAATAATGTAGCAGAAGTGTTTGGAAAAACACATCATAGAGGGTGATAGTCCCGTATGCGAAATATTATTCATAGGTAGCAGGATCCAGAGTAGGCCAGGACACGTGAAATCCGGGCTGAAGCCGGGGAGACCACTCTCCAACCCTAAATACTACTATCACACCGATAGCGAACAAGTACCGTGAGGGAAAGGTGAAAAGAACCGCAGTGAGCGGAGTGAAATAGAACCTGAAACCATCTGCCTACAATCATTCGGAGCCCTATGATTTATCAGGGTGACGGACTGCCTTTTGCATAATGATCCTGCGAGTTGTGGTATCTGGCAAGGTTAAGCACACGCGAAGCCGTAGCGAAAGCGAGTCTGAAAGGGCGTTTAGTCAGATGCTGCAGACCCGAAGCCAAGTGATCTATCCATGGCCAAGTTGAAGCGAGTGTAATAGCTCGTGGAGGACTGAACTCGTACCCATTGAAACGGGTTGGGATGAGCTGTGGATAGGGGTGAAAGGCCAAACAAACTTGGTGATAGCTGGTTCTCTTCGAAATATATTTAGGTATAGCCTCAAGTGATAGTAATAGGGGGTAGAGCTCTGATTGGGCTAGGGCTGCTCACCGCGGTACCAACCCCTGTCAAACTGCAAATACCTATTACCGTATCTTGGGAGTCAGGCGGTGGGTGATAAAATCAATCGTCAAAAGGGGAACAACCCAGACTACCAACTAAGGTCCCAAAGTTCTATTCTAAGTGGAAAATGATGTGAAGTTACTCAGACAACCAGGAGGTTGGCTTAGAAGCAGCCATCCTTTAAAGAAAGCGTAACAGCTCACTGGTCTAGTGATTTTGCGCAGAAAATATAACGGGGCTAAGATAGACACCGAAGTTGTAGATTGTGCTGATGCACAGTGGTAGAAGAGCGTTCGTATCAGCGTTGAAGGCATACCGGTAAGGAGTGCTGGAGCGATGCGAAGTGAGCATGCAGGAATGAGTAGCGATAAAAGTGGTGAGAATCCACTTCGCCGAAAGTCTAAGGTTTCCTACGCGATGCTCGTCATCGTAGGGTTAGTCGGGTCCTAAGACAAGTCAGAAATGGGTAGTCGATGGAAAATGGGTTAATATTCCCATACCAACATTAGTGTGCGATGGGGGGACGCATAGGGCTAAGTAGCGTTAGCTGATGGAAGTGCTAATTTAAAAGCGTAGATTGAGAGATAGGTAAATCCGCTCTTGTATTCGAAACTTGAATAGCTTGTTGCGATCTTCGGATCAAGATGAGTGCTACTGACGCCGTCGTGCCAAGAAAAGCCTCTAAGTTTAGCTAATGTTGCCCGTACCGCAAACCGACACAGGTAGATGAGATGAGTATTCTAAGGCGCGTGAAAGAACTCTGGTTAAGGAACTCTGCAAACTAGCACCGTAAGTTCGCGATAAGGTGTGCCTAAGTAATTAGGTCTCAGCAAAGAGTCCCTCCCGACTGTTTACCAAAAACACAGCACTTTGCAAACTCGTAAGAGGAAGTATAAGGTGTGACGCCTGCCCGGTGCTCGAAGGTTAAGAGGATTCGTTAGACGCAAGTCGAAGCGTTGAATTGAAGCCCGAGTAAACGGCGGCCGTAACTATAACGGTCCTAAGGTAGCGAAATTCCTTGTCGGTTAAATACCGACCTGCATGAATGGCGTAACGAGATGGGAGCTGTCTCAACCAGGGATTCAGTGAAATTGTAGTGGAGGTGAAAATTCCTCCTACCCGCGGCAAGACGGCAAGACCCCGTGGACCTTTACTACAGCTTGGCACTGCCGATGGGAGCATTATGCGCAGGATAGGTGGGAGGCTTTGAAGTCTTCACTCTGGTGGAGATGGAGCCATCCTTGAGATACCACCCTTAATGTTTCTGTCTGCTAAC
Proteins encoded:
- a CDS encoding TrmH family RNA methyltransferase; amino-acid sequence: MIIFGKQCFEYVIHHAPTHIQEIYLAKDIEKPLFAKLKRLNVPILRIDNKKAQSLARGKNHQGVFAKIKPIEQTPFKALLDFSSLVVLCGMSDIGNIGAIVRTAYALGVGGIVISDRDTLNTQALEGIFRSSSGALLNMPFSFHKSSLSVANEAKMKQFTLIGAGKNNKNILESTPNKWAIFIGREDTGLPQKLLNKLDYTLHIAMCNGFDSLNASVAAGILIDRIQHIKKEYYG
- the trpS gene encoding tryptophan--tRNA ligase; translated protein: MKKKAFSGIQPTGSLHLGNYLGAIKQWVKNQAEYENIYCVVNTHAITIHQDPKVLQQNTIELFAMLLACGLTSENTKLFVQSRIDYHGALAWILDCNIGMGEMSRMTQFKDKSQKNPQNINVGLFNYPALMAADILLYQSDFVPVGEDQKQHLELTRNVAMRFNERYGECFKVPEPLIAEVGARIMSLDDPSVKMSKSNKGEYSVINLLDSKDSIIKKVKKATTDSFNEIVFDKERAGLYNLLCIYECITGKSRNEIENSFKGYGEFKIALAEAIFAELEPIQQKYHQFMQEKTYINDIITRDETYIRDLAQSTYDRAKSLVGLI
- a CDS encoding 2OG-Fe dioxygenase family protein, with the protein product MLYLPCPISVVDSIGMCLNLKAMQNKFLNYYAEYQDDLYLLHRNRIDYIKQFVEIPSDDIYNDIYFDFSSLNLENHILTNVINFKSYRKRLISKYLVTLDKNRIERVDSGVFAQSLALVDDDSFDYRKMDRVFKELPDALFDDDLRKIIFFVLNKIRSFTGFSNFQLIVHHTFIFCENANIATNSPEGVHQDGMDFIMSAFVVERKNVKGAKSIIYGGDKKNKLFECTLKDGQGILQADLNTDLWHEVTEISQIDLNEMAYRSSIGFDVKVLQ
- a CDS encoding ACT domain-containing protein codes for the protein MNLKLCNETFIIKRVDKNLKINLNNNIFCIVNEFDCLSLIEFASEHNTDKLKFRAFYIDNIFDFSQSGVLFEVLKPLKENNISVLVISAFSRDYIFVNELDYENAKNILKV
- a CDS encoding LysE/ArgO family amino acid transporter; this encodes MEIIFFKGFLLSLSLIVAIGAQNIFIIKQAMLKNHIFAVCLTCFLCDVILMFVGIFGVGEFLAKNRILNLCIAIFGSMFVFYYGIVALKSAFSKESVVNFSQSNPTSLKKAVMLTLMVTLLNPHVYLDTVFVVGASALMFNVEEKMIFACGSLGASCLWFFSLGYSALKLSSLLVKMARVIDVFVALIMFFIFLSLISYILSLF